The genomic interval GGGGTGGTGGTCGGCGAGGTCGACCAGGCCCGGGGACTCTTCGTCGGCGGCGAGCCGCTGCTGGACGCCTTCGGCGCCGCCGTACCGGAGCTGAACCCGGCCGACGTGCGGACCCTGCTGGCCAAGTTCGGGCTGCGCGCCGCGCACGTGCTGCGGCCCGCCGACACCCTCTCGCCGGGCGAGCGGACCCGGGCGGCGCTGGCCCTGCTCCAGGCCCGGGGAGTGAACCTCCTGGTCCTGGACGAGCCGACCAACCACCTCGACCTGCCGGCGATCGAGCAGCTCGAATCGGCGCTGGAGTCGTACCCGGGAACGCTGTTGCTGGTCACCCACGACCGCCGGATGCTGGAGACGGTCCGGGCCGACCGGCACGTCCGGGTCGACGGCGGCCGGGTCACCGAGGAGATCCGGCGCGCGACCGCCGAACGGCGGCGCCGCCGCTGAACGAGAGTCCCGGCGAGCGCCGCATCGATCCCCGTTTCTGCCGCCGCCCGGCTGGGCAAGAACTACTCCATGCTCAGATGGGAGTACGCCCTGTTGGTGCGTCGGCGCCAGCCCCGGCTCGACGACACCGGCTGGGAACTCGCTTACACCTGGTACGGCCCGGATGGCGCCGTGCTCGACGTCTCCCCGTACGGGGACACCGCGCTCGCCCACCTCAACCGGGCCGGTGCCCAGGGTTGGGAGCTGGTCTCGGTGACCGAGGACGGCAACATGCAGGGCAGCGCCGAACTGCACCGTTACCACCTCAAACGGGTACTCCGGGCGGTCGCCTCCCGGCCGAGGATGCGCAACCTGGGGCGGGCCGGCCGACGCGCCAGCACCGGGTGAGGCGTGCACCCTCCACCGGGTGAGGCGTGCAGCCGCCACCGGATCAGGCGTGCAGCCGCCAGCGGGTGAGGCGAGGCGTAGACCGGACGATTCCGGGTAGCCGGCGTCCGGGAGGTGGTGATGGTCGCGCAACTGCACAGGGCGCCCTCCGGGGAACGGTTGCGGGCGATCGACGAGTTCCTCGGCATGGCCTACGCCGACCTCGTCAAGCACGACGACCGGCTGCGCGGCACGGCGGTGGAGGTACGGTTCGACCGGGGCGTCGCACACCTGACCGGCGATGCGGCCGACCGGGACGAGCTGGCGCTGATCCGGCGACTCGTCGGCCGGCTCGACGGCGTACTCGCCGTCTGGTCCCGGGTACGGGTGGCCGGCCGGGACCCGGTGGTGATGGATCTCGGCTGCGGCGCCGCGAAGCAGTACCCCGGCAACCTCGGTCTCGACCTGCGGGTGGCCCCGGGGGTGGACGCCCAGGCCGATCTCTCCGGCCCGTTGCCGCTGGCCGGCGACTCGGTCGACGTGATCTTCACGGTGCACATCCTGGAGCACCTGATCGACTTCCTGACCCTGGTCGACGAGTGCCATCGGGTACTCCGGCCCGGTGGCGTACTGCACGTGATGAGCCCCTGGTGGGGCCATGTCAACGCGGTCGCCGACCCGACCCACGTACGCCTGCTGGACGTGCAGACGATCAAGCACATCTGCCAGCGCCATCCCGGTGCGCCCCGGTGGTATCCGCTGCACGCCGGCTGCGACGGCGCGTCGATCTTCGCCGACCTGACTCCGCTGGGCCCGGACGACCCCGGCCCGGACCCCGGCCACCTGGCCCGGTTCTTCGACTGAGCCGGCCGGCTCCAGGGCCGCCGGTCGCGGATCTCGTACCCGTCGGTCGCCGAGACGGTCCACGTCGTCGCTGGCCGGGGCCGGACCGGCCTGGCCCGCCGTCGTCTCCGGCCCGCAGCGCGCAGGTACCGGGCGAGCCGGAAGGCATGTAGCGCAGCCCGGCGGGAAAGCACCGGTGTCGGAGCGGGTGAAGCGTTCGGGGGAGGGCCGGTAGATGCGTGCCGTGATGTCTGAGTCCTTTGGGGCCATGCCGGAGGTCCGGGAGATGCCGGAGCCGACGCCCGGGGACGGCGAGGTGAAAATCGAGGTACAGGCCTCGTCCCTGAACGGCTTCGACGCCAAGCTCGCCGGAGGCTTCCTGGCGGGCGAGATCGAGCACCAGTTTCCGGTGGTGCTCGGCCGGGACTTCTCCGGCATCGTGACCGAGGTCGGTCCGGGCGTCAGCGGGTTCATGCCCGGCGAGAAGGTCTTCGGGGTGGTGGCCAAGCCCGGGCTCGGCGACGGCTCGTTCGGCGAGTACGTGGTCGTACCGGAGGAGATCGGCCTCGCGCCGCTGCCCGCCGGGGTCGACTACCGGGCCGCCGGGGTGCTCGGCCTGGCCGGGGTCGCCGCGCTGGCCAGCGTGGACGCGGTCACGCCGGGGCACGGCGAGACGGTGCTGATCTCCGGGGCCACCGGCGGGGTGGGCCACTACGCCGTCCAGCTCGCCGCCGCCCGGGGAGCCACGGTGATCGCCACCGCCGAGGCCGGCCCCGCCGCCGACCTGCTGCACGAACTCGGCGCCGCGCACACCGTGGACCACCGGGCCGACCTGGCCGCGCAGGTCCGCCAGCTCGCCCCGAACGGCGTGGACAGCGCCGTGCACCTGGCCGGTGACCCGGAGCTGATCGCCGACCTGGTCACCCCGGAGGGCAAGTTCTCCTCCACCCTGGGGGTGAGTGCCGAGCAGCTCGGCGACCGGCCGCTGAACGTCACCGCGATCGAGGCGATCCCGGACCGGATCGTGCTCGACCACCTCGCCACCGAGGCCGCCGCCGACCGGCTGCGCCCCTCCATCGCCCGCACCTATCTGCTGGACGAGGTTCCGCAGGCGTTCGCCGACTTCAACAACAGCGGTACCGTCGGCAAGCTCGCCGTGGCGATCGGCTCGGCCGGATAGCGGCCCGACCGACCCGGCACCCGCCAGCCGCGCACCGCGCCGGCCCACCGTCGCACCGGCCTGTGCGCCTCCCGGGCACGCCACCACCGGCCTGTCGCTCGCCAGCCGCGTCGTCGCCGGCCTGGCGCCCGCCAGCCGCGCCACCGCCGGCCCGTCGCTCGCCAGGCGGCCCGTTGCCAGCCTGTCGGTCGGGGCCGGCCGCGGCACGCCCGTCAGCTCGCCGCCGTGGCGCGCGCCGCCAGGAGTTCGGGTGCCAGCACCACCACCGCACCCGGCTCGACCCGGACCAGCCCGGCGTCGGCGAGGGTCCGCAGCGCCCGGTTGACCGTCACCCGGGTCATCCCGACCGACTCCGCCAGCCCCTGCTGCGCGCCGGGGAGCGGCACCCGGCGCCCGCTCCGGCCGGCCGCCGCGACGAGCCAGGCCGCCACCCGGGTCCCGGCATCGGCGTACGAGGTGCGCACCAGCTCCGCCTGCCGGTCCCGCAGCCGGCCGGCCAGGTGTCCGAGTACGTGCCGCCGCACCGCCGGTACGTCGTCGATCAGCCGGAGCAGCTCGCCGGCCGGCACCAGCCGGTAGCGCAACACGGTGGCGGCCAGCCAGGTCGCCGTGTACCCGCCGCCGTCCAGCACCGCGCTCTTGTCGACCGCGCACGGGCCGACGAAGTCGCCGAGCCGCAGCCGCTTCCCGTCGGCCGTCTCGTGCACCCCGGTCAGGGTGCCCGCCTCCACCACGATCACGTGCTCGGCGGGCTGTCCGCGTACCGCCAGCACCACGCCGGGCCGGACGGTTCGCGGCGCGGAACGGTCGAGCAGCCGGCGTAGCCGCGCCGGCCCGAGCCCGGCGAAGACGGGTACGTCGGCGAGTCGTCGCAGGTCCGTCGCTTCCATCCCTGAATTCTTCCCGACGGGCCGGGACGGCGCCGCGCCCGGTGTGGAGCGGCTGTATCAGCGGTTACTGCGGCCACCCCTCGGGCGGCCGTAGGGTCTGCACATGATCGTTGTGGAACTGCGCTTCACCGGCGACCCCTCCGCCCGACTGGCGGCCCGGCCGGCCCACCGGGAACTACTGGCCCGGCTGCACGCCGAGGGCGGCCTGCTGGCGGCCGGCCCGTGGGCGGACGACTCCGGCGCCCTGCTGCTCTTCGACGCGGACGAACCGGCGGTACGGGAGGCTCTGGACGCCGACCCCTACTACCGGGCACCCGGGGTCAGCGTGGTCGCGGTGCGGCCCTGGACGCCGGTCGTCGGCGGCCCGGCGAGCCTCGGGGGCGCCGCCTGAACCACGCCGTCCGCTACCGGCCGGAGCGCGGCTGGCCGGACTGCGGCTGGCCGGACTGCGGCTGGCCGGACTGCGGCTGGCCGGACTGCGGCTGGCCGGACTGCGGCTGGCCGGACTGCGGCTGGCCGGACTGCGGCTGGCCGGACTGCGGCTGCCTCGGCTGCGCGGCCGACACGGCCCAGTTGAGCGCGTAGTCGGCGACCTCTTCCCAGCCGGGCTGGCCCACCGTGTAGTGCGGCCGGCCGGGAAACTCCTTGTACCCGGTGACCGCGGTGGACTTCCGGTAGCGGCCGGCGGTCGCCTTGGTGACCGACGGCGGTACCACCCGGTCGGCGCCGCCGGCGATCAGCAGCAGCGGCGCCCGCCGCTCGTTGCCGAAGTCCACCCGCATCGCGGCCCGGGGGTTCAGGTTCGCCAGCGCCGCCTCGAAGAGCACGTGTCCGGCGGCCGGTACGTGGTAGCGCCGGTAGACCCGTTCCGCCTCGGCCCGGGACATCGTGTTGGTGAAGGCGTAGTGGAACTCGTCCAGACTCAGCGGTACGGCCCGGTGCCGGTTCGCCGGGTTGCGCAGCACCGGCAGGCTGGCCCGGAGCGTGGAGAGCGGCAGCCGGACCACTCCCTTGACCGCCGCCGAGTCGATCGCGACTCCGGCCGCACCCAGCCCCCGGTCCAGCAGCATCTGGGCGAACGCGCCGCCGAACGAGTGCCCCATGATGATCGGCGGGGTGGGCAGGTCCCGGATGATCCGCTCGTAGTGGTCGACGATCTGGTCCGAGGTCAACTCGGCGATCGGGGCGGAGTCGCGGCGCAACGCCTCGACGTCGGAGTCCATGCCGGGCCAGGCCGGCGTCAGCACCTGGAACCCGGCGGCGCGGTACCGGTCGGCCCAGTGCTCCCAACTCCGGGAGGTCAGCCAGAGGCCGTGGATCAGCACGACGGTGTCGGGTCGGGTCGGTTCAGCGGGGAGAAGGGGCATGATGTCCTCTTCCGCGTTCGGTGGCCGCTTCGCTTCCGGCCTGGCTGGTCCTGTTCCGATCTCGGCGCTTGCCGTCCGGTGACGGCGGTTCGCGATCTCGCCGCGGCTCGACCGTCCGCTGCCGGATACCCCTGACCGGCTGCCCCAACCCCGGCCGAGCCGGCCGTACGACCGCGCGTGGCGGACCGTACGGCCGGCGGGCCACCGGCTAGTGGTCGAGCTGCCGGTAGCGACGTACCGAGAGCGGCAGGAAGATCGCAGTCAGCAGTACCGGCCAGCCCAGCGCCAGCGCGACGGCGTGCCGACCGGTCCAGGAGTCACCGCCCCAGCCCGGGTTGCCGAAGAGTTCCCGGGTGGCGGAGATCGTCGCGGAGAGCGGGTTCGCCTCGGCCACCGCCCCGAGCCAGCCCGGCATGGTCTCCGGCGAGACGAGTGCGTTGGAGAGGAACAGCACCGGCCAGACCAGGATCTGCATCGCGACCACGGCCTCCGGGTTGCGCAACAGCAGCGCGAGGTAGATGCCGGCCCAGAGCACCGCGAACCGGAGCAGCAGGAGCAGTCCGAAGCCGGCCAGTGCGGAGGCCAGGCCACCGTGCCAGCGCCAGCCGACCGCGAGTCCACAGCCGACCATCACCGCCAGGCCGAGGGCGGCGTTGAGCAGGTCGGCGGCGCAGCGGCCGACCACCACCGCCGAGCGGGCCATCGGCATCGCCCGGAAGCGGTCGGTGATCCCCCGGGACGCGTCGGTGGCGACCGCGGTGTAGGTGGACTCGATGCCGAAGAGCATGGTCATCGCGAACATGCCCGGCATCAGGAACTCCCGGTAGTCGCCGCCGCCCGGCAGCGCCATGCCGCCGCCGAACAGGTAGCCGAACATCAGTACCACCATGATCGGGAAGAGCAGTCCGAGGACGACCTGCACCGGTTGCCTGGCCCAGTGCGCCAGGTCGCGGCGGGTGATCGTCCAACCGTCCGCGACCGCCCAGCGCAGCCGGTGCCGGCCCTGCCCGGGCGGGGACGGGATCGTCGTCGTCGTGGTCAAGGTGCCACCTTCCGCTGCTCGTCGTCGGTCCGCCCGCCGGGCCCAATGTGGAGTTCGCCGGGCTTTGGATTCGAGGGTCGGGTGCCGGTGCTGGTGCGGCTGCCGGTGAGGTGCAGGAAGACCTCGTCCAGGGTCGGCCGGCGCAGCGCGATGTCCTCGGCCGCGATGCCGTGCTCGTCCAGGCCGCGTACCAGCGCGGTGAGGGTGCCGATCCGGTCCCGTACCGGCGCGCTGATCCGCCGCTCGTCGTCGTCGCGTTCGACGGGACCGTCGGCGATCCGGCCGAGCAGCGTGGCCGCCGCCGGCAGGTCGTCGAGCCGGTGCAGGAGTACGTCGATCCGGTCGCCGCCGAGCCGGCTCTTCAGGGCGTCCGGCGTACCGTCGGCGACGATCCGACCGGCGTCGACGACCGAGATCCGGTCGGCGAGCTGGTCGGCCTCGTCGAGGTACTGGGTGGTGAGCAGCACCGTCGTACCGGCGTCCACCAGGGCCCGTACCGCCTCCCAGACCTCGTTGCGTCCGCGCGGGTCCAGCCCGGTCGTCGGCTCGTCGAGGAAGAGCACCGGCGGGGCCAGGATCAGCCCGGCGGCCAGGTCGAGCCGGCGCCGCACCCCGCCCGAGTACCGGCCGACCGGCCGGTCACCGGTGTCGGCCAGGCCGAACCGGTCCAGCAGTTCGTCCGCCCGACGGTCGGCGACGGCACCGGGCAGGTGGTAGAGCCGGCCGAACATCGCCAGGTTCTGCCGGCCGGAGAGGATCTCGTCGACCGCCGCGTGCTGGCCGACCAGCCCGATCCGGTAGCGGACCTGGTCGGGCTGGCGGGCCACGTCGTAGCCGGCCACCTCGGCCCGTCCGGCGTCGAACCGGAGCAGGGTGGCGAGGATGCGTACCGCCGTGGTCTTGCCGGCGCCGTTCGGCCCGAGCAGGCCGTGCACCGTACCGGTGGGGACGTGCAGGTCGAGCCCGTCCAGGGCGAGCCGGTCGCCGTACCGCTTGCGCAGCCCCTCGGTCCGGATCGCGAGAGCGTTGTCGTGCATGACCACCCCAAATCATGTACACCGTATAGAGTTGACGCGCAACTATAGCGTACGCTGTAAGGAATTCAAGTCCGGGGAGAATGGCGAGGTGACGACGGAGTACAGCGGCAGTGGCGACCCGAAGCGGAGCATGGAACTGCTCTGGGGCGGGCCGGAACGCCCGCGCCGGGGACCGAAACCCAAGCTCACGGTGGACCAGATCGTCCAGGCGGCGATCGAGATCGCCGACGCCGAGGGGCTGCCGGCGCTCTCCATGCGGCGGGTCGCCGACGAGCTCGGGGTCACCGCGATGTCGCTGTACACGTACGTGCCGGGCAAGGCCGAGCTGATCGACGTGATGTTCGACACCGTGCATGCCCGGGCCGCCACCCCGGAGGACGACCAGGGCGACTGGCGGAGCCGGCTCGAACGGCTGGCCCGGGAGAACTGGGACCGCTACCTCCGGCACCCCTGGCTGCTCCAGGTCGCGACCAGCCTTCCGGTGCTCGGCCCCAACTCGGTGGCCAAGTACGACCGGGAGCTCACCGTCGTCGCCGGGCTCGGCCTGACCGACATCGAGATGGACCTCCTGGTCGGCCTGGTCTCCGACTACGTGCACGGCGCGGTACGCGGCGCCGTGGAGGCCGCCCAGATGCAGCGCCGCACCGGGATGACCGTGCAGGAGTGGTGGGAGCGCTTCGCACCCCTGCTGGAGCAGGTCTTCGACGCCGAGCGCTACCCCGTGGCGGCCCGGGTCGGCGCGGCGGCCGGTGCCGAGCACGACGCCCCGGCCGACCCGGCCCGGTCGTTCGAGTTCGGGCTGCAACGAGTGCTGGACGGGATCGAGGCGTTCGTCCGGAGCCGGGCCGGGCAACAGGGGCTTGCCGAGCGACCCTGACGGGTGTTGGCTGAGATCCTTTCCGGTTCCCGCTGGGGGTGACGTGCCGCCGTCCCTCGACGACCCCGCCGCGCTGCGCCGTGGCCGGGTCGCGGTGTCGCTGCTCTTCCTGCTCTTCGGGATGGCGATCGGCACCTGGACGGCCCGGATCCCCGCGGTCAAGGAGAGTCTGGGGCTGAGCGACGGCCAGCTCAGCGTCGGCCTGCTCGGGCTCGCCGCCGGCGCCATCACCGGCATGCAGTTCACCGGGCGCCTGGTCGACCGGTACGGCAGCGTCCGGGTGATGCTGCCGGTGGCCTTCGCCGAGGGCGGCTGCCTGCTGCTGCCCGGCTACGCCGGCAACCTCGGCACGCTGACCCTGGCGCTCTTCGTCTTCGGCACGGTGCACGGCACCCTCAACATCGCGATGAACGCCAACGCGGTCGAGGTGGAGCGCGCGCGGGGTCGCCCGATGCTCTCGTCGTGCCACGCGGTCTACAGCATCGGCGGTTTCCTCGGTGCGGCGCTCGGCGGGCTCTTCGCCCGCGCCGACGCCAGCGTCGTCGCCACGCTGTGGACGACCGCGCTGGTCGCGCTCGGTCTCGCCACCTGGGGCGCCCGCTGGGCACTGCCACACGCCGGGCAGGCCGGGACGCCGCCGACCGCCACATCCGCCGACGCCGCCGCCGAGAGCGACACCGTGGCGCGGCGGGAGCCGCCGGGGGTGCTGTTCCTCGGCGTACTGGCATTCTGTTGCCTGGTCGGCGAGGGCGCCGCCGCCGACTGGAGCACCGTGTATCTGCGCGACAACCTGGGCAGCGACCCCGGCTTCGCCGCCGCCGCGTTCGCGGCATTCTCGATCATGATGACCGCCGGCCGGCTCGTCGGCGACCGGCTGGCCGCCGCCCTTGGCCCGGTCGTCCTGGTACGCGGCTGCGGGATCCTCGCCGCCGTCGGGCTCGGCGGCGCGCTCGTGCTCGACCACCCGGTCGCCGGATTGCTCGGATTCGGCTGCCTCGGTGCCGGCCTGTCCTGCATCGCGCCGCAGGTCTTCTCGGCCGCCGGCAACCGGGACCCGAGTCAGGCCGGCCGAGCGCTGGCCCGGGTCGCCGGCCTGGGGTACCTCGGTTTCCTGGTCGGACCGGTGGTGATCGGCGGCGTCGCCGAACTCTCCGGGCTGCCCCGCGCCCTGGCGATCCCCGCCCTGCTCGCGCTCTTCGTCGCGCTGGCCGCCGGAGCGGTCCGGCCCCGTCCGGAGCGGCCGCGCCCCGCCGAGCCGGTCAGTTCGGAGCCACGATCCTGACCTCGGGCCGGCACTCCTCGCCGGCCAGGAAGCGGAGCAGGCCCACCCCCTCGACGGTCAGCGCCTCGGCGTCCACACCGGAGAGTCGGGCGAACGGCTCGACGGTGAGCAGGGCGCTGTCCCGCTCGATGGCGGTCGTCCAGATGCCGGCGGTGACGCCGTCGAGCAGGAGGCCCCGGGGCAGTTGGCCGTTTCGGACGGCCGATCGGGCGCGGAACTCGTCGGTGAGCACCCGGGACCGGTCGGCGTACGAGAGCAGCAGGTTGTCGAAGTCGTAGAGGAACCGGGGCGGCGCCGGAACGTCCGGGTCGGGGCGTACGGCGTCGGGCAGGTCGAAAAGCTCGGCGCCGCTCTCGTCGCGGAAGGTGACCAGGCTCGGGCGCAGCCGCTCCAGCACCTCGGCGAGCCGGGTCAGGCCGGACCAGACCTGCACGTCGCGCACGCTGGCCGGGCCGAAGGCGGCCAGGTAGCGCAGGACCAGCTCCTCCACCGAGCGGGCCGATCCCTCGACGGAGCGGGCCGCTTCCTCGACGGAGCGGGCCGCTTCCTCGACGGAGCGGGCCGCTTCCTCGACGGAGCGGGCCGCTTCCTCGACGGAGCGGGCCGCTTCCTCGACGGAGGCTGCCCGGGGCGGCGCGACGCCGAGCCAGTGCTCGACGCTCTGGTGCGCGGCGAGCGCGCTGCGGCCCCAGACGCCCCGGGGCGGCACCTGGACCAGCGGCACCCAGGCCCGGACCGCCTGCGCCAGCGCGGCCGGATCGCGGTCCGGCCACCGCCTGCCCAGTGCCGTGCCGAGCTGCCCGAGAGTCAGCGGTCGCTCGTCTAGCAGCTCGCGACCGGCCGCGACGACCTCGTCGCGGGGCAGGCCGGCCAGCCGCCGCCCGTAGGTGTGCGCCGTGCCGCGCTCGATCACCGGCTGCAACAGGGGTCGCAGCGCCAGCGCGTCGGCGGCGGTGACCAGGTGGATGGTCGAGCGCATCAGCGCGATCCGGACCGCCTCCCGGGTGGTCAGCAGCTCCGCCACCGCCTCGGGGCGGCAGTCGCGCAGCCGGCTCCAGAAGCCGACGTACCAGGTGTGCGGGGTCTGGGCCTGCATGCCGACCAGGTGCTCCAGCAGCTCGGCCGGCCTCCGGTCCGCGCGGGCCAGCAGGAGCTGACGGTGCAGGGTGGCCCGGTTGAGCGCCCGACGGGTCAGCACTGGGGCGTTCATCTGGAGCCCGTCCCGGTCATCGAGGTTGTCAACTTCCTGTCGCCGGTCAGATCAGCAGCCAGACCATACCGAGATCCCCCGACACGGCCGCATCGTTGCCCACCTCGGCGGTACTGGATATATTTACCTTCATCATCATGTGGGAGCGTTCCCACGGCGTGGGTCCGCAGGTACGGGACGGGGGAGGTCGGCCGCATGAGCACGATCCGGCTGCTCGTGGCCAACGGTTGCAGCTTCGCCCGGGGCGCCGAACTGGCCGAGCCGGAGCGGGACGCCTGGCCGGCCGTACTCGGGCGACAGCTCGGCATCGACGTGGTCAACCTGGCCTGCGACGGCGGCTCCAACCGGCGGGCCGTCCGCACCACCGTGCAGCACCTGGAGTCGATCCGGGCGGCGCACGGGATCGACTACGACCAGATCCTCTTCGTCAACATGTGGACCGCGCTGAGCCGCAACGAGTACTACGACAGCGGGATCGAGGACGGCCCGGTCCGCCCCGACCTCGGGGTACGCCCGGCGCTCCCCGGCGAGCTGCACTGGCAGCGGGTCGCCGACTGGAAGGCCGCCGAGGGGGACAAGCCGTCGAAGGCGTACCTGCGGCACCTCTTCAACCCCACCGGCGAGACGGTCAACTTCTTCGTCGACTGGCTGCTGCTGGAGCACCACCTCACCGGTCGCGGCGTGCCGAGCCGGTTCGCGTTCGCCTGGGAGATCCTGCCCGACCCGGTCCCGGCCGAGGCGGTACCGGTGATGCGCGCGCTCCGCGCCGACCTGGTCTTCGGGACGCTGCCGCCCCGGCCGGAGCAGACCTTCCGGGAGATGGTCTTCGGCCGGGTGCCGTTCGGCGACTGGGACCATCCGCTCCGGGAGGGGCACCAGCACTTCGCCGCCGCCATGTCGCACTGGCTCGGCGGCGACGAGCGACTGCGCTTCCCACCGACCGGACGGAGCCGGCGATGACCGTACAGGCGATGACCGTACAGGCGACGACCTCGACGACGGCGGGCCCGGCGGCCGATCCGCCGGTCCGGACCGGGCCGGGGCTGGTCTCGGTGATCATGCCGGCCCGCAACGGCGCGGCGACCATCGGCGCGCAGCTCGCGGCGCTGGCCCGGCAGACCTACCCCGGACGCTGGGAACTCGTCGTGGTCGACAACGGCTCCACCGACGGTACGCCGGAACTCGTCGCCGCCTTCGCCGACCGGCTGCCCGGGCTCCGGCTGCACCGGGCGGGCGCCCGGGCCGGCACCAGCTACGCCCGCAACGAGGGCTGCCGGGTGAGCCGGGGCGAACTGCTGCTCTTCTGCGACCAGGACGACGTGGTCGCGCCCGACTGGGTGGCCGGGATGGTACGCGGACTCGCCGAGTTCCCCGCCGTCGGCGGACACGTCGAACGCCGGCTGCTCAACGACGACGTCTCGCTGGCCACCCGCCCCGAGAAGCCGGCCGGCTCACTCCAGTCCGGATTCGACTTCCTCCCGTACGCCCTCGGCGCCAACTGCGGGGTGCGCCGGACCGTCTTCGAGGAGCTGGGCGGCTTCGACCCGGCCTACCGGTACGGCTCGGACGAGGTCAGCTTCTTCTGGCGGGCGCAGCTCGCCGGGTACCCGATCGGGGCGCTGCCGGACGCGGTGGTGCACTACCGGCTGCGTCGTCGGCTCCCGGAGATGGCCCGGCAGTACTACTCGTACGGCCTCAGCCATCCCCGGCTCTACCGCGACTTCGCCGCCGCCGGGCTACCCCGCTCGGTCCGGCCGGCCGCCCGGGAGTGGCGCTGGCTGCTGCGCCACCTGCCCGACCTGGTCCGCTCCCGCAAAGCCCGCGCCGTCTGGGTGACCCGGTGCGCGATGCGCTGCGGTCGGATCGTCGGCAGCCTGCGCAACCGGGTCGTCTTCCCCTAGCCCGGCAGGGCGGGCGTCGCCCCGGACCGGCCCGGCAGGGAGGACGTCGCCCCGGGCCGGCCCGCCGTCCGCCCCGGTCCAGCGGTCGTCCGGCGCCGCCGGCCAGTCGTCGTCGGCCGGATAGCGCACCCCGGTCCGCGCCCGGGCGGCGTCCAGGATCCGCAGCACCGCCACGGTGTCGGCCAGGGTGGCGAGCGGGCTCTCGGTCAGCCCGGTCCGCAGGCAGCGCATCACCTCGACCGCCTCGTGCACGAACCCCTCCCCCTGGTAGGGCACCTCGACGATCCGGGGCTCGGCGTCACCCTGCCGCAGGGTCAGCCTGGCGGGCCGGAAGAACCCCCGGTCCAGCTCGATCCGGCCGGCGCTGCCGCAGACCGTCGCCGTCCACGGCGTGTCGGCGACGATCGAGCAGGAGAGGCTGGCCAGCGCGCCGTCCGGATAGCCCAGCACCAGCGCGGTGGTCTCGTCGACGCCGTACGGGCTCAGCGTGGCGACCCCGGTGACCGTCTCGGGTGTTCCGAGCAGCAACTGGGCCAGCGTCACCGGATAGACCCCGAGATCCAGCAGGGCACCGCCGCCGAGCGCCGGGTCCCGCAGCCGGTGACCCGGGTCGACCGGCCCCACCAGGCCGAAGTCCGCCTGCACCAGCCGGGGTACCCCGACCGCGCCGTCCCGGACCAGGGTCACCAGCCGGCGGATCGCCGGCACGCAGCGCATCCACATCGCCTCCATCAGGAAGAGACCGGACGAGCGGGCCCGGGCCACCAGGTCGACGGCCTGGCCGGCGTTGAGGGTGAACGGCTTCTCGCAGAGCACCGACCGGCCGGCGTCCAGGCAGAGCGCGGTGGCGGCGTGGTGGCTCGCGTGCGGGGTCGCCACGTAGACCACGTCGACCCGGTCGTCGGCGGCGAGACCCGCCCAACTGCCGTGCGCGCGCGGAATCGCGTACCGGGTGGCGAACCGCTCGGCCGCCTCCCCGGTACGCGAGCCGACCGCCACCACCTCGGCGTCCGGCAGCCGCAGCAGGTCCTCGACGAAGCGCCCGGCCATCCAGCCGGTGCCGAGCACACCCCACCGGACCGGCCGGTCGGCGGGACGGACCGGCGGCCGTGCCGCGCTCACCGGCCGGACCCCGCCGCACCCGCCAGCGCCGCCGCACCGCTGGCCAGTTCCCCGACCGCCTCCGCCTCGGCCGCCGCGT from Plantactinospora sp. BC1 carries:
- a CDS encoding TetR/AcrR family transcriptional regulator, whose translation is MTTEYSGSGDPKRSMELLWGGPERPRRGPKPKLTVDQIVQAAIEIADAEGLPALSMRRVADELGVTAMSLYTYVPGKAELIDVMFDTVHARAATPEDDQGDWRSRLERLARENWDRYLRHPWLLQVATSLPVLGPNSVAKYDRELTVVAGLGLTDIEMDLLVGLVSDYVHGAVRGAVEAAQMQRRTGMTVQEWWERFAPLLEQVFDAERYPVAARVGAAAGAEHDAPADPARSFEFGLQRVLDGIEAFVRSRAGQQGLAERP
- a CDS encoding MFS transporter, which encodes MPPSLDDPAALRRGRVAVSLLFLLFGMAIGTWTARIPAVKESLGLSDGQLSVGLLGLAAGAITGMQFTGRLVDRYGSVRVMLPVAFAEGGCLLLPGYAGNLGTLTLALFVFGTVHGTLNIAMNANAVEVERARGRPMLSSCHAVYSIGGFLGAALGGLFARADASVVATLWTTALVALGLATWGARWALPHAGQAGTPPTATSADAAAESDTVARREPPGVLFLGVLAFCCLVGEGAAADWSTVYLRDNLGSDPGFAAAAFAAFSIMMTAGRLVGDRLAAALGPVVLVRGCGILAAVGLGGALVLDHPVAGLLGFGCLGAGLSCIAPQVFSAAGNRDPSQAGRALARVAGLGYLGFLVGPVVIGGVAELSGLPRALAIPALLALFVALAAGAVRPRPERPRPAEPVSSEPRS
- a CDS encoding winged helix DNA-binding domain-containing protein → MNAPVLTRRALNRATLHRQLLLARADRRPAELLEHLVGMQAQTPHTWYVGFWSRLRDCRPEAVAELLTTREAVRIALMRSTIHLVTAADALALRPLLQPVIERGTAHTYGRRLAGLPRDEVVAAGRELLDERPLTLGQLGTALGRRWPDRDPAALAQAVRAWVPLVQVPPRGVWGRSALAAHQSVEHWLGVAPPRAASVEEAARSVEEAARSVEEAARSVEEAARSVEEAARSVEGSARSVEELVLRYLAAFGPASVRDVQVWSGLTRLAEVLERLRPSLVTFRDESGAELFDLPDAVRPDPDVPAPPRFLYDFDNLLLSYADRSRVLTDEFRARSAVRNGQLPRGLLLDGVTAGIWTTAIERDSALLTVEPFARLSGVDAEALTVEGVGLLRFLAGEECRPEVRIVAPN
- a CDS encoding DUF6071 family protein, producing the protein MSTIRLLVANGCSFARGAELAEPERDAWPAVLGRQLGIDVVNLACDGGSNRRAVRTTVQHLESIRAAHGIDYDQILFVNMWTALSRNEYYDSGIEDGPVRPDLGVRPALPGELHWQRVADWKAAEGDKPSKAYLRHLFNPTGETVNFFVDWLLLEHHLTGRGVPSRFAFAWEILPDPVPAEAVPVMRALRADLVFGTLPPRPEQTFREMVFGRVPFGDWDHPLREGHQHFAAAMSHWLGGDERLRFPPTGRSRR
- a CDS encoding glycosyltransferase family 2 protein; the protein is MTVQAMTVQATTSTTAGPAADPPVRTGPGLVSVIMPARNGAATIGAQLAALARQTYPGRWELVVVDNGSTDGTPELVAAFADRLPGLRLHRAGARAGTSYARNEGCRVSRGELLLFCDQDDVVAPDWVAGMVRGLAEFPAVGGHVERRLLNDDVSLATRPEKPAGSLQSGFDFLPYALGANCGVRRTVFEELGGFDPAYRYGSDEVSFFWRAQLAGYPIGALPDAVVHYRLRRRLPEMARQYYSYGLSHPRLYRDFAAAGLPRSVRPAAREWRWLLRHLPDLVRSRKARAVWVTRCAMRCGRIVGSLRNRVVFP